A genomic stretch from Megalobrama amblycephala isolate DHTTF-2021 linkage group LG22, ASM1881202v1, whole genome shotgun sequence includes:
- the LOC125258331 gene encoding histone H3 — MARTKQTARKSTGGKAPRKQLATKAARKSAPATGGVKKPHRYRPGTVALREIRRYQKSTELLIRKLPFQRLVREIAQDFKTDLRFQSSAVMALQEASEAYLVGLFEDTNLCAIHAKRVTIMPKDIQLARRIRGERA; from the coding sequence ATGGCAAGAACCAAGCAGACCGCTCGTAAATCCACCGGTGGCAAAGCCCCGAGGAAGCAGCTCGCTACCAAAGCCGCCCGTAAGAGCGCTCCGGCCACCGGCGGCGTCAAGAAGCCCCATCGTTACAGGCCCGGGACCGTGGCTCTCCGAGAGATCCGCCGTTATCAGAAGTCCACCGAGCTGCTGATCCGCAAACTGCCCTTCCAGCGGCTGGTCCGAGAAATCGCTCAGGACTTCAAGACGGATCTGCGCTTCCAGAGCTCCGCTGTCATGGCCCTGCAGGAGGCCAGCGAGGCTTATTTGGTCGGTCTGTTTGAGGACACCAACCTGTGCGCCATCCACGCCAAGAGGGTCACCATCATGCCCAAAGACATTCAGCTGGCCCGCCGTATCCGCGGAGAGCGCGCCTAA
- the LOC125258318 gene encoding histone H2A-like: MSGRGKTGGKARAKAKTRSSRAGLQFPVGRVHRLLRKGNYAERVGAGAPVYLAAVLEYLTAEILELAGNAARDNKKTRIIPRHLQLAVRNDEELNKLLGGVTIAQGGVLPNIQAVLLPKKTEKPAKSK; encoded by the coding sequence ATGAGTGGAAGAGGCAAAACCGGAGGAAAAGCAAGAGCCAAGGCCAAGACTCGCTCATCCAGGGCAGGACTGCAGTTCCCCGTCGGCCGTGTTCACAGGCTTCTCCGCAAAGGCAACTACGCCGAGCGCGTCGGTGCTGGTGCTCCTGTTTATCTGGCGGCTGTGCTCGAGTATCTTACCGCTGAGATCCTGGAGTTAGCTGGAAATGCCGCTCGGGACAACAAGAAGACCCGCATCATCCCCCGTCATCTGCAGCTGGCGGTGCGCAACGACGAAGAGTTGAACAAACTTCTGGGCGGAGTGACCATCGCTCAGGGCGGTGTGCTGCCCAACATCCAGGCTGTGCTGCTGCCCAAGAAGACCGAGAAACCCGCCAAATCTAAGTAA